In one window of Nicotiana tabacum cultivar K326 chromosome 12, ASM71507v2, whole genome shotgun sequence DNA:
- the LOC107789192 gene encoding chaperone protein dnaJ 11, chloroplastic-like, producing MASTSSSSFLLSTSITGSKFSAGTPLAPPSSVSFRQQRSFSVSAAYSTAERTTTSSNIASQSSLYEVLGLQAGATTHEIKSAYRRLARILHPDVARFQQNSSAEDFIRVQSAYATLSDPEKRAKYDRTLFGNIFGRSVGVSSAGTRSHYTTCRNWETDQCW from the coding sequence AtggcttctacttcttcttcttcttttcttctctcaaCTTCAATTACCGGTTCCAAATTCTCCGCCGGTACACCACTAGCACCGCCGAGCTCCGTCAGCTTCCGGCAGCAGCGATCGTTCTCTGTTTCCGCCGCTTACTCCACCGCCGAGAGGACTACAACTAGTTCTAACATCGCCTCACAGTCATCGTTGTATGAAGTTCTAGGACTTCAAGCTGGTGCTACTACTCATGAAATTAAGTCTGCCTACCGGAGATTAGCCAGAATTTTACATCCCGATGTCGCCCGATTTCAGCAGAATTCTTCAGCTGAGGACTTTATTAGAGTGCAATCAGCTTACGCTACTCTCTCCGATCCAGAGAAACGTGCCAAATATGATCGGACCCTATTTGGGAATATATTTGGACGATCTGTTGGAGTGTCGTCGGCGGGAACTCGTAGCCATTACACTACTTGCCGGAATTGGGAAACCGATCAATGTTGGTAG
- the LOC142166989 gene encoding uncharacterized protein LOC142166989 gives MAVHEVGNGYRWITTVGTGKIKRITSLPYHPSVNGQVEATNKVTIKNLKKRLEAAKGKWPEELPGVLWAYQTTAKLSTGETPFSFVYGAEALISVEVREPTLRYFQAGEEANNEAILVNLELLDKRTNLAHIRMETQKQRIKRYNNRRANLRYFKVGDFVLRKVTQNTQEVNTGKLGTTWEGPYKVSFVTGKVSYKLENRDGEK, from the exons atggccgttcatgaagtggggaatggatatcgttggaTCACTACCGTCGGCACTGGCAAG atcaaaagaatcacatcttTGCCCTACCATCCGAGCGTAAATGGTCAGGTAGAAGCAACAAACAAAGTGACTAtaaaaaatctcaaaaagagattggaagcagctAAAGGTAAATGGCCTGAGGAACTTCCTggagtgctatgggcataccaaACGACAGCGAAATTGAGTACAGGAGAAACTCCTTTCTCCTTTGTATATGGAGCAGAAGCCTTAATCTCGGTGGAAGTAAGGGAGCCTACCTTAAGATATTTCCAAGCAGGTGAAGAGGCAAACAATGAAGCAATATTAGTCAACTTGGAGCTACTCGATAAGCGCACGAACTTGGCGCATATAAGAATGGAAACCCAAAAGCAGAGAATAAAAAGATATAACAATCGAAGAGCTAACCTCCGTTATTTTAAAGTGGGAGATTTCGTTCTaagaaaagtaactcaaaacactcAAGAAGTCAACACTGGGAAGCTAGGTACAACATGGGAAGGGCCCTACAAGGTTTCATTTGTCACTGGAAAAGTTTCATACAAGTTAGAGAATCGGGATGGAGAAAAGTAg
- the LOC142166990 gene encoding uncharacterized protein LOC142166990: MHILRKENAEADALGNLVSSIEMKGSDSVTVVQLMHSVLDVDNYYKVNRTNLVWDWRNEIIDYLEHGKLLEDSKASRALRAKVARYSFKRGQLYMKSFQGPLARCLGASEVNYVMREVHKGIYGNHLGIDSLLLKLARAGYY, translated from the coding sequence ATGCATATCCTGAGGAAAGAAAATGCAGAAGCTGATGCATTAGGTAACCTCGTTTCATCAATAGAAATGAAGGGATCGGATTCCGTGACGGTAGTACAGCTCATGCACTCAGTTCTGGATGTAGACAACTACTATAAAGTGAATAGGACTAATTTGgtttgggactggaggaatgagatcattgattATCTCGAACACGGGAAGTTGCTCGAAGACTCCAAGGCATCCCGAGCTTTGCGCGCCAAAGTAGCACGATATAGCTTTAAAAGAGGCCAACTGTATAtgaaatctttccaaggcccgctggcccgatgtttgggagcTTCTGAAGTTAActatgttatgcgagaagtccacaAAGGGATATATGGAAATCATTTGGGCATTGATTCCTTGCTCCTAAAATTGGCAAGGGCAGGATACTATTAG